In Paenibacillus sp. BIC5C1, a genomic segment contains:
- a CDS encoding general stress protein: MQKKIVGVFNTEREASSAIEGLKAQGFTSDEISVVTQDRDELKAIREETGTKAPEGVAAGAATGGVLGGVAGLLAGIGALAIPGIGPILAAGPIAAAFTGAAVGAGAGGLVGGLVGLGIPEEDARQYEEYVQSGKILLLVDSTDRDTDVYDVFSSNSYVNRDRIDVNRDDVTVERTDLDMENQRLEARDKAARLGNNTFL, encoded by the coding sequence ATGCAGAAGAAAATCGTAGGTGTGTTTAATACAGAGCGTGAGGCATCATCCGCAATCGAGGGACTGAAAGCGCAAGGGTTCACTTCAGATGAAATCTCGGTCGTTACACAAGATCGGGATGAACTGAAAGCTATTCGCGAAGAGACGGGTACAAAAGCACCCGAAGGTGTAGCTGCAGGTGCGGCAACAGGCGGGGTGCTCGGCGGAGTCGCTGGATTGCTCGCTGGCATTGGCGCATTGGCGATTCCGGGCATAGGTCCTATTCTGGCCGCTGGCCCAATTGCTGCAGCATTTACGGGTGCAGCTGTAGGTGCAGGAGCAGGCGGACTTGTAGGTGGACTTGTGGGTCTGGGCATTCCGGAAGAGGACGCAAGACAGTATGAGGAATACGTGCAAAGTGGTAAAATCCTGCTACTCGTGGACTCTACGGATCGGGACACGGATGTTTATGACGTGTTTAGCAGTAACAGTTATGTGAACCGGGACAGAATTGATGTCAATCGGGATGATGTTACGGTTGAGCGCACGGATCTCGATATGGAAAATCAAAGATTGGAAGCTCGGGATAAGGCCGCTCGACTTGGCAACAATACTTTTCTATAA
- a CDS encoding DUF202 domain-containing protein produces MNGVIYISGIDQDITTIDSKYVQQHLANERTFLAWVRTGIAMVGIGFLAAGFGFSSTAYDRMAHIAAIIIGITSLVSGILIILCSASAYHRKRNQINSQTFQASTRLIRFLTLMLLVIGLALAVLLYVLLFPAWQV; encoded by the coding sequence ATGAACGGGGTGATTTACATCTCAGGTATAGACCAAGACATAACCACCATTGACTCCAAATATGTACAACAGCATCTCGCTAACGAACGAACCTTTCTGGCCTGGGTACGTACCGGCATTGCCATGGTCGGGATTGGTTTTCTTGCAGCAGGCTTCGGATTCAGTTCAACGGCATATGATCGGATGGCCCATATCGCGGCAATCATCATTGGTATTACTTCCTTGGTCAGTGGTATTCTGATCATCCTGTGCTCTGCTTCCGCTTATCACCGAAAACGCAATCAGATTAATTCACAAACATTCCAGGCATCCACGAGATTGATTCGGTTCCTGACGCTGATGCTACTGGTAATTGGACTGGCCCTGGCCGTATTGCTGTATGTATTGTTATTCCCTGCCTGGCAGGTTTAA
- a CDS encoding acyltransferase, protein MPRKERITEIESLRGIAFAAVVLQHSIAHYSLVPEAGLEDGVLLAILLVLSKFAVPLFIFITGMVLFYNTGDKLHYGRFMQKRLTDVIVPYMIWSLIYFTLAPRGWNGFGWQDIPDLGLKLITGKTTSHFWYIIMLIQFYLLFPLFLRAIRYVYNRYEAKGRTIALLISGVVYLVLADQLRNIARFMEWLSVPVLTDAFTTYADRNFLYFFFYFVLGAAAGLSVQHWNEWIQRLRWGYWTVFIVLGLRFIYKLMLEFQKPEGIQITFYTVSLIRPDMILFLIASIMVMYQLAGKLHNIRVTRLLAWIGGVSYGGYLMHMLMLRYSYIPDEQFFVALGLNPVIRMIITWLLALTLSCVLTWLISRASWGKWVVGTVPKSKPD, encoded by the coding sequence ATGCCTCGTAAAGAACGAATTACAGAAATTGAAAGTCTGAGGGGGATTGCTTTTGCAGCAGTCGTCCTTCAGCACTCCATTGCACATTATTCCCTGGTCCCGGAAGCGGGGCTGGAAGACGGTGTATTGCTCGCAATCTTATTAGTGCTGTCCAAATTTGCTGTACCCCTGTTTATTTTTATTACAGGTATGGTGCTTTTCTATAATACAGGAGACAAGTTGCATTATGGACGTTTTATGCAAAAGCGATTAACCGATGTAATCGTCCCCTATATGATTTGGTCACTGATCTATTTCACACTCGCACCTCGCGGATGGAACGGATTTGGTTGGCAGGATATCCCTGACCTTGGTTTAAAATTAATCACAGGCAAAACGACCTCGCATTTTTGGTACATTATTATGCTTATTCAGTTTTATCTGTTGTTTCCCCTGTTTTTGCGAGCCATCCGTTACGTCTATAACCGATATGAGGCGAAAGGGCGCACAATAGCTCTTCTGATCTCCGGTGTGGTGTACCTCGTGCTCGCGGATCAATTGCGAAATATCGCCAGGTTTATGGAATGGTTGAGTGTCCCGGTGCTGACCGATGCCTTTACAACCTATGCGGATCGAAATTTCCTGTATTTCTTTTTTTATTTTGTGCTTGGTGCGGCAGCCGGGCTATCGGTTCAACATTGGAATGAGTGGATTCAACGTTTGCGCTGGGGATATTGGACCGTGTTTATTGTCCTTGGTCTTCGGTTTATATATAAGTTAATGCTGGAGTTCCAGAAGCCGGAGGGTATACAGATTACATTCTATACCGTCAGTCTTATTCGACCGGATATGATCTTATTTCTCATTGCTTCCATCATGGTGATGTACCAGCTGGCTGGCAAGCTCCACAATATCAGAGTAACACGATTGTTGGCGTGGATTGGCGGGGTTTCATACGGGGGTTACCTGATGCACATGCTGATGTTGCGCTACAGCTACATTCCGGATGAACAGTTTTTTGTGGCACTGGGTTTAAACCCCGTAATTCGCATGATCATCACTTGGCTGCTGGCGCTTACGTTATCCTGCGTACTTACGTGGCTCATCTCTCGCGCAAGCTGGGGCAAGTGGGTTGTGGGAACTGTACCGAAGTCCAAACCTGATTAA
- a CDS encoding helix-turn-helix transcriptional regulator codes for MAFMIAQRAFIKLYLITMVEQHRGYGYEMLEAMKQEFKAYGYVPPQSEIYRALHELVQQGVFYRTKKLKGSDPKVDFQEIVLYHFTDDGAEKAELYKKQVKADLDRCLGMLHKAEEDNYGVKGR; via the coding sequence GTGGCTTTTATGATTGCGCAGCGGGCATTTATTAAGCTGTATCTGATTACGATGGTTGAACAGCACAGGGGATATGGTTATGAGATGCTGGAAGCCATGAAGCAGGAATTCAAAGCCTACGGTTATGTACCACCCCAGAGCGAGATATACCGGGCGCTGCATGAATTGGTTCAACAGGGTGTCTTTTATCGTACAAAGAAGCTGAAGGGCAGTGATCCCAAAGTCGATTTTCAGGAAATCGTTTTATATCACTTCACGGATGATGGTGCGGAGAAAGCCGAATTATATAAAAAACAGGTTAAGGCTGATCTTGATCGTTGTCTCGGCATGTTACACAAGGCAGAAGAGGACAATTACGGAGTGAAAGGAAGATAA
- a CDS encoding Gfo/Idh/MocA family oxidoreductase has translation MDRHLQWGVLGTSTIAKNAVIPAIQQSERGEVLAIASRSKEKAEALANELDIARAYGSYDELIADPDIEAVYIPLPNHMHKEWTIKAAQAGKHVLCEKPAALNSDEAAEMIEVCQQHGVLFAEAIMYRYHPKHRRVQEIIASGEIGTVRALHGNFTCNTADDKDNVRFKKEMGGGSLFDLGVYPISAARMYLGQEPEAVTVHALFSEEHDGVDMMASGLVEFPNSVALTFDCGMWASGRAEMEILGTDGRIELPKVFGWENSDIPPQIIVHTDSVSREERVSVSNSYVLQVETFAAAVLEGETLPFSPQNTIQNMRVIDACLESARTRQRVQLVDQNRS, from the coding sequence ATGGACAGACACTTACAGTGGGGTGTACTTGGTACATCTACAATTGCGAAAAATGCAGTCATTCCTGCGATTCAACAATCCGAACGTGGTGAAGTCTTGGCAATAGCCAGCCGCAGCAAGGAGAAGGCGGAAGCTCTTGCAAATGAACTCGACATTGCCAGAGCGTATGGCAGTTATGATGAACTCATTGCGGACCCGGATATTGAAGCTGTGTATATTCCTCTGCCGAACCACATGCATAAGGAGTGGACAATTAAGGCTGCTCAGGCTGGAAAACATGTATTATGTGAGAAGCCGGCTGCTCTGAATTCAGATGAAGCGGCGGAAATGATTGAGGTATGTCAACAGCACGGCGTACTGTTTGCAGAAGCCATCATGTATCGATACCATCCCAAGCATAGACGTGTACAAGAGATCATAGCCAGTGGGGAGATTGGTACGGTCAGAGCCCTCCACGGCAATTTCACTTGCAATACCGCTGACGATAAGGACAATGTAAGGTTCAAAAAGGAGATGGGCGGAGGATCATTATTTGATCTTGGCGTATATCCTATCTCGGCAGCCCGCATGTATCTGGGGCAGGAACCGGAAGCCGTTACGGTACATGCTCTATTTTCAGAAGAGCATGATGGCGTCGATATGATGGCTTCAGGACTTGTGGAGTTTCCCAATTCAGTAGCGTTAACGTTTGACTGCGGCATGTGGGCTTCTGGACGAGCCGAGATGGAGATACTTGGTACCGATGGTCGGATTGAACTGCCCAAGGTGTTCGGTTGGGAGAACAGTGATATTCCACCACAGATTATCGTGCACACCGATTCCGTCAGCCGTGAGGAACGTGTATCGGTATCGAACTCCTATGTTTTGCAGGTGGAGACCTTTGCAGCCGCAGTGCTTGAAGGAGAAACGTTACCGTTCAGTCCGCAAAATACCATTCAGAATATGCGTGTTATTGATGCATGTTTGGAATCGGCGCGAACCCGTCAACGGGTGCAATTAGTGGATCAAAACAGGAGCTAG
- a CDS encoding ribonuclease, which yields MKKFLSTALLAVMLTIVFFTGSQIAPVGQQKASAATCTIINTFTGVANYLSANGNLPCNYITKAQATALGWVSSQGNLATVAPGKSIGGDVFSNREGLLPAASGRTWREADINYTSGFRNSDRILYSNDGLIYKTTDHYASFTRLK from the coding sequence ATGAAAAAGTTCTTGTCTACAGCTCTGCTAGCGGTTATGTTAACGATTGTTTTCTTCACAGGTTCACAGATCGCTCCGGTTGGACAGCAGAAGGCTTCAGCTGCAACGTGTACCATCATCAATACGTTTACTGGTGTGGCCAACTATCTCAGCGCCAACGGGAATCTGCCATGTAACTACATTACCAAAGCACAGGCAACGGCACTTGGCTGGGTATCTTCCCAAGGCAACCTTGCTACGGTTGCTCCGGGCAAAAGTATCGGTGGAGACGTGTTTAGCAACCGGGAAGGCTTGCTTCCAGCAGCTAGTGGCCGTACTTGGCGTGAAGCGGATATCAACTACACTTCCGGTTTCCGTAATTCTGACCGAATCCTGTACTCCAATGACGGCTTGATTTACAAAACGACAGATCACTATGCATCCTTTACTCGCTTGAAATAA
- a CDS encoding barstar family protein, with translation MKRVVLNGEDFSSTTELHELLKQKLELPDFYGANLDALWDCLTGMIELPLELTWTNYQISKERLGSEAEKVYQLMLEAEEESIGFQFKTED, from the coding sequence ATGAAGAGGGTAGTACTTAACGGTGAGGACTTTTCCAGCACGACAGAGCTACATGAGCTATTGAAGCAAAAGCTTGAGCTGCCAGACTTTTACGGTGCAAATCTGGACGCCTTGTGGGACTGCCTTACAGGCATGATCGAGCTGCCGCTTGAATTAACCTGGACGAACTACCAGATCAGCAAGGAACGGCTGGGTAGTGAAGCAGAGAAGGTATACCAGTTGATGCTGGAGGCGGAAGAAGAGAGTATTGGATTTCAATTCAAGACTGAGGATTAG
- a CDS encoding MFS transporter: MSEGAVAHKQGIGELIRVKPYVQFMVSKVVSRFGDSIDSIAYSWMVYILTGSKLLMGTLLAINFLPSIFLGLFVGALVDRMSPKKVIVLTNTGRGLFVGITALLFGLGELQVWHLFVITILNSLLECFASPAEVSTVPRLLPKSMLLSGNAMASSATRVAELAGLAVAGTLIATAGITWTILIDAGLFALSALLMSRVGYPKTSTSSNSDNTPLYSSNSPSARKSIFSEMTEAFHFMRKHVLLLIVSILFAFVNFCLMPFNVLRTPYVIETLHAGAGGLSLLSGLIVAGMVLSGLWLSHQGSNYRKSVLVIVGIVMLGLSYAMTALPSYMTSYQLPVAAVFCLMMGMGIPLATTPLASYLMEVTPSEMLGRVYALQSMLVVSVAPLGSLLSGALADWVALPILFIVFGVLLAMSAALVLLSKTFRTVL, encoded by the coding sequence ATGAGCGAAGGTGCAGTCGCACACAAACAAGGGATCGGAGAATTAATTCGGGTTAAACCTTATGTGCAGTTTATGGTGAGCAAGGTTGTATCCAGATTTGGCGATTCGATTGATTCCATTGCTTATAGCTGGATGGTGTACATTTTGACAGGTTCAAAGCTGCTGATGGGAACACTGCTGGCTATTAACTTTTTGCCGAGTATCTTTCTGGGGCTGTTTGTCGGAGCTTTGGTGGATCGCATGTCGCCCAAAAAGGTGATTGTGCTCACAAATACCGGCCGAGGTTTATTTGTGGGCATTACAGCACTTTTGTTTGGTCTGGGTGAGCTGCAAGTCTGGCATCTGTTCGTTATCACCATTCTGAATTCTCTTCTGGAATGTTTTGCGTCACCTGCAGAGGTGTCCACTGTACCGCGATTACTTCCCAAATCGATGCTGCTGTCTGGTAATGCCATGGCCTCATCTGCAACCCGGGTTGCAGAACTCGCAGGACTTGCAGTGGCGGGAACGTTAATTGCAACAGCAGGGATCACGTGGACGATATTGATCGATGCGGGCTTGTTTGCTTTAAGTGCACTTCTGATGAGCCGTGTGGGGTACCCGAAAACCTCAACATCATCTAACAGTGATAATACACCATTGTATTCATCTAATTCTCCTTCAGCAAGAAAAAGTATATTCTCTGAAATGACAGAAGCCTTTCATTTTATGCGTAAACATGTGTTGTTACTGATCGTTTCGATTCTGTTTGCCTTTGTTAACTTTTGTCTGATGCCATTCAATGTCCTTCGCACGCCATATGTCATTGAAACGTTGCATGCCGGAGCAGGAGGATTAAGCCTACTCAGTGGGCTGATTGTGGCAGGCATGGTACTGAGCGGCTTGTGGCTGTCCCACCAAGGATCGAATTACCGTAAAAGTGTGCTGGTCATCGTAGGCATTGTCATGTTGGGGCTCAGTTATGCCATGACCGCTCTCCCGTCTTACATGACGTCCTACCAGCTGCCTGTTGCTGCTGTCTTTTGTCTGATGATGGGCATGGGGATTCCACTCGCTACAACACCCCTTGCATCCTATCTCATGGAAGTTACACCTTCCGAGATGCTTGGCAGAGTGTACGCCCTTCAAAGTATGCTCGTCGTGAGTGTTGCTCCATTAGGAAGCTTGCTTTCTGGAGCCCTTGCTGATTGGGTGGCATTGCCGATTCTGTTTATCGTGTTTGGTGTTTTGCTTGCCATGTCAGCTGCTCTAGTGCTTCTGAGTAAGACTTTCCGCACTGTTCTATAA
- a CDS encoding ArsR/SmtB family transcription factor — translation MQRKVLSTIEEIKVYSDPYRIQIMNMFNKQGRPSTVKEIADQMGEVPAKVHYHVKKLEKIGLLTIVSTREINGIIAKYYDPFKGEIQLRNEDEENSPLKEVFRSETFKLLNEMFEQSRRRFMNQAENGDRMFISDMTLYASREEVEQLYNNITKMCEPYLTKDRHDADQEVFHLFSSLSKDTVNKPAMETAGKLKKKASPDKGKPAAKTSRPAKKQKESSSGGQAEE, via the coding sequence ATGCAGCGCAAAGTACTTTCAACGATTGAAGAAATCAAGGTCTACTCCGATCCGTATCGGATACAGATCATGAATATGTTTAATAAACAGGGCAGACCTTCTACGGTTAAAGAGATCGCAGACCAGATGGGCGAAGTCCCAGCCAAGGTACATTATCATGTGAAAAAACTGGAGAAAATCGGTCTGCTGACCATCGTATCCACTCGTGAAATTAATGGAATTATTGCCAAATATTACGATCCCTTCAAGGGGGAAATCCAGCTCCGTAACGAAGATGAAGAGAATTCACCTTTGAAGGAGGTATTTCGTTCCGAAACCTTCAAATTGTTAAATGAAATGTTTGAGCAGAGCCGTCGGCGATTCATGAATCAGGCGGAAAACGGAGACCGCATGTTTATCTCGGATATGACGTTGTATGCTAGCCGGGAAGAAGTAGAGCAGTTGTACAACAACATTACGAAGATGTGTGAACCCTACTTAACGAAAGACAGGCATGATGCGGACCAAGAGGTCTTTCATTTATTCAGTTCCCTATCCAAAGATACGGTGAATAAGCCCGCTATGGAAACCGCTGGGAAATTGAAAAAGAAGGCTTCGCCCGATAAGGGCAAGCCCGCTGCCAAAACGTCAAGACCTGCTAAAAAGCAGAAGGAATCCTCGTCTGGTGGTCAGGCGGAGGAGTAA
- a CDS encoding TraR/DksA C4-type zinc finger protein, with product MSTLTKDQLQELKNALLEQHENLQRHFESSMEDGAPAESLKDSTGELSSYDNHPADAGTETFERSRDLAIDDTLTDEFNQVNEALGRIEQGTYGSCVTCGKDIPFERLEAIPYTAYCIDDTPNRELSNERPVEEEVMTMPPSGAGEVRQRNAGKFDNADAWEAVEEYGTSNSPATAAKRDVKDYDENM from the coding sequence ATGAGTACATTAACCAAAGATCAACTTCAAGAGCTCAAAAACGCTCTTTTGGAACAACATGAAAACCTGCAGCGTCATTTTGAATCCAGCATGGAAGACGGTGCTCCAGCCGAGTCCCTGAAAGATTCAACTGGTGAGCTGTCATCATACGATAATCACCCTGCAGATGCCGGTACGGAGACGTTTGAGCGAAGCCGTGACCTGGCGATAGATGATACGTTAACCGACGAGTTCAACCAAGTGAATGAAGCGCTGGGGCGAATCGAACAAGGAACGTATGGCTCCTGTGTGACCTGTGGTAAGGATATTCCCTTTGAACGACTCGAAGCGATCCCTTACACGGCCTACTGTATCGATGATACGCCTAACCGCGAGTTAAGCAACGAACGGCCCGTTGAAGAGGAAGTCATGACGATGCCGCCTAGCGGTGCCGGTGAAGTAAGACAGCGCAATGCTGGCAAGTTCGATAACGCTGACGCCTGGGAAGCCGTCGAGGAATATGGCACATCGAACTCCCCCGCAACCGCAGCCAAACGTGACGTGAAAGATTATGATGAAAACATGTAG
- a CDS encoding DivIVA domain-containing protein: MDEHMKRRLDKQRQLFKQLGVQLDALSIHEKQFNYKLRGYDPDEVDAYLDLVIKDYERFYANIADLMDKWQEQQLTIRDLKSSAKPVEDPTKIDRKQLDDIVKQLEYSVRQLKIRARPEQDLFSE, translated from the coding sequence ATGGATGAGCATATGAAACGAAGATTGGACAAACAAAGACAATTGTTCAAGCAATTGGGCGTACAGCTCGACGCTTTATCAATTCATGAAAAACAATTCAACTATAAACTTCGTGGTTATGATCCGGATGAGGTGGATGCCTATCTAGATTTGGTTATTAAAGATTACGAACGTTTCTACGCCAATATAGCGGATCTGATGGACAAGTGGCAAGAACAGCAGTTAACGATTCGGGATCTGAAGTCATCGGCGAAACCAGTGGAAGATCCAACGAAGATTGATCGCAAACAACTGGACGATATTGTGAAACAACTGGAATACAGCGTTCGGCAGTTAAAAATCCGGGCGCGCCCTGAACAGGACCTGTTCTCTGAGTAA
- a CDS encoding Rrf2 family transcriptional regulator, which produces MSTHFSVSVHCLLLLSFSAPERITSALIAGSVNTNPVVVRRILGGLKKAGLVDSSPGTRGFYLAKPSSEITLAMIYQAAKDEGPLFPIHGNCNPNCDVGLRIDSLLTNLYQVAEAKVEQFFASITLEDMERSCSQLEVLPSHAE; this is translated from the coding sequence ATGAGTACTCATTTTTCGGTCAGTGTGCATTGTTTGTTGTTGTTGTCTTTCAGCGCGCCTGAACGAATCACTTCGGCACTGATTGCAGGTAGTGTGAATACCAACCCTGTCGTGGTCAGACGTATTCTGGGCGGGTTGAAAAAGGCAGGGCTTGTGGACTCCTCACCGGGAACAAGAGGATTTTACCTCGCCAAGCCCTCAAGTGAAATCACATTAGCCATGATCTATCAGGCTGCCAAGGATGAAGGACCATTGTTTCCGATTCATGGTAACTGTAATCCAAATTGTGATGTTGGCCTTCGTATTGATAGCCTGCTGACCAATCTGTATCAGGTTGCCGAAGCAAAGGTGGAACAATTCTTTGCATCCATTACCCTTGAAGATATGGAGCGCTCCTGTTCCCAGCTTGAAGTTCTTCCATCACATGCCGAATAA
- a CDS encoding metallophosphoesterase family protein, translating into MKIIVISDTHLPRRARKLPDPLVEALTDADLILHAGDWSDWSVYKLLSAYAPVEGVAGNTDPPEIGQKLGFSRIVEADGLRLGLVHGHLGSKSTEQNAIHTFAGQQVDAVIFGHSHIPVMHTVNDVLIFNPGSPTDRRRQPQYSFGIMTTHLGELQAEHVFFDEK; encoded by the coding sequence ATGAAAATTATTGTCATTTCGGACACTCATTTACCTCGAAGAGCACGGAAGTTGCCCGATCCCTTGGTTGAGGCGCTTACAGATGCTGATCTGATTCTCCACGCGGGGGACTGGTCGGACTGGAGTGTATACAAGCTGCTTAGCGCTTATGCACCCGTTGAAGGTGTTGCAGGTAATACGGACCCGCCTGAAATAGGTCAAAAACTCGGGTTCTCCCGCATCGTTGAGGCGGACGGTTTGCGTCTTGGTCTTGTACATGGTCATCTGGGATCGAAGTCTACAGAGCAGAATGCGATCCACACCTTTGCAGGACAGCAGGTGGATGCTGTGATTTTTGGACACTCGCACATTCCGGTGATGCATACGGTCAATGATGTGCTGATATTTAATCCGGGTTCTCCTACGGATCGGCGGCGTCAGCCCCAGTATTCTTTTGGTATCATGACGACACATTTAGGGGAATTGCAGGCGGAACATGTTTTTTTCGATGAAAAATAA
- a CDS encoding sugar phosphate isomerase/epimerase family protein encodes MKLSVFTVATPDLTADELASAAAAAGIEGIEWRYRGIPADALSEEPSYWRHNRCSIDPDQWEGQVPLFRDAAKKHGRQSIALVPYLSCGDLLATEQAFQTAQALGASMMRVGVPGYDRKTSYPELYKQAVHYLNEVQEMAQQYKVKAVVETHHQTIAPTASLAYRLVQSLDSQHVGVLYDPGNMVHEGYENHRMGLELLGPYLAHVHVKNAAWFKDASNMNSNSSVNEQNTEISLTSNWHCQWAPLTEGVVNWLQVFRDLKSVGYDGYYGIEDFSGVLQSKAMLQHFADVFAEIERRVDEEVQV; translated from the coding sequence ATGAAATTGTCTGTATTCACAGTTGCCACTCCAGACTTGACGGCAGATGAGTTGGCTTCTGCTGCAGCTGCAGCCGGCATTGAAGGGATCGAATGGAGATATCGCGGAATCCCGGCGGATGCTTTATCCGAAGAACCTTCTTATTGGAGACATAATCGTTGCTCGATAGATCCGGACCAGTGGGAGGGACAGGTACCTCTATTTCGTGATGCGGCAAAAAAGCATGGCAGACAGTCGATTGCATTGGTGCCATATCTGAGCTGTGGAGATCTGCTTGCCACGGAGCAAGCATTTCAAACTGCACAAGCCTTAGGGGCATCCATGATGCGTGTTGGAGTTCCCGGTTATGATCGGAAAACCAGCTATCCTGAGTTATACAAACAAGCTGTGCATTATCTGAATGAGGTTCAAGAGATGGCCCAACAGTATAAGGTAAAAGCTGTAGTAGAAACCCATCATCAAACGATTGCTCCCACTGCATCGCTGGCTTATCGGCTCGTGCAATCGCTGGATTCCCAGCATGTAGGGGTATTGTACGATCCAGGTAACATGGTCCATGAAGGATATGAGAACCATCGTATGGGATTGGAATTACTGGGGCCTTATCTGGCACATGTGCATGTGAAGAATGCGGCTTGGTTCAAGGATGCATCAAACATGAATTCGAATTCCAGTGTGAATGAACAAAATACAGAAATATCGCTAACATCAAACTGGCATTGTCAGTGGGCCCCCTTGACCGAAGGCGTGGTGAATTGGTTGCAAGTATTCCGCGACCTCAAATCCGTAGGATATGATGGATATTACGGGATTGAGGATTTTAGCGGAGTCTTGCAATCGAAGGCGATGTTACAGCATTTTGCAGATGTTTTTGCCGAAATTGAACGTCGTGTGGACGAGGAGGTACAGGTATGA